One genomic window of Kosmotoga olearia TBF 19.5.1 includes the following:
- a CDS encoding sugar ABC transporter substrate-binding protein: protein MKKVLLVTLVLILVATFCFAEELTIWISWEGEEFFTEVAKVYSERTGIDVKVLHVPKLDKKLFTALRTGNLPDISMVKDTNTERIANSDFLVKLGRADLESLGIFPERNLKPYSVNGLLVAVPYYADVQVVFANLDLLESKDLELDFDYTIEDLKKVAEKFAGTDIVPVAWDFMSSYVFYPFMTRFGKLWDEDGKPTFDSPAIAEAITYIKNLFDEGVFTRLNRGALVSSFEAGKIAVVIQGSYLAKDFEEAGIRFKMLPFPLIEGKRVNPIIDSKGFAIFNASKKDIAIDFLRFLFSRSIDYCIEYNKIPMWATDVPVELKDLNDILNVGQYMYNGLKFQSFYFSTMRTVLQAVYSGSLSVDEALKSAQNYVNSNW from the coding sequence ATGAAAAAAGTTTTACTGGTAACACTTGTGTTAATCCTGGTGGCTACCTTCTGTTTTGCTGAAGAACTAACCATCTGGATTAGCTGGGAAGGCGAAGAGTTTTTCACCGAGGTTGCGAAGGTTTATTCAGAAAGAACGGGAATTGATGTAAAGGTATTACATGTTCCCAAGCTGGATAAAAAATTATTTACCGCTCTTAGGACAGGGAATCTGCCGGATATTTCAATGGTTAAAGACACCAATACCGAAAGAATAGCGAATTCAGATTTCCTGGTGAAATTGGGTAGAGCGGATCTTGAATCATTGGGGATTTTTCCAGAGAGAAACCTCAAACCGTACTCGGTGAACGGATTGTTAGTTGCCGTTCCTTACTACGCAGATGTGCAGGTTGTCTTCGCCAATCTTGATTTACTTGAAAGCAAAGATCTTGAACTCGATTTCGATTACACCATTGAAGATCTTAAAAAAGTCGCGGAAAAATTTGCTGGTACTGATATTGTTCCTGTTGCATGGGATTTCATGTCCTCTTACGTGTTCTATCCCTTCATGACGAGATTTGGAAAGCTCTGGGATGAAGATGGGAAACCGACATTTGATTCTCCAGCAATTGCTGAGGCTATAACATACATCAAAAATCTCTTTGATGAAGGAGTCTTTACCAGACTCAATCGTGGTGCGCTGGTAAGCTCTTTTGAAGCAGGAAAAATAGCGGTAGTAATTCAAGGAAGCTATCTTGCAAAGGACTTTGAGGAAGCCGGAATTAGATTCAAGATGCTGCCATTCCCCTTGATCGAGGGTAAAAGGGTCAATCCAATAATTGACTCAAAAGGTTTCGCCATTTTCAATGCCTCCAAAAAAGATATAGCCATCGATTTTCTAAGGTTCCTATTTTCCCGGAGTATTGATTATTGTATTGAATACAACAAAATACCCATGTGGGCAACTGATGTACCAGTGGAACTTAAAGATCTAAATGATATCCTCAACGTTGGACAGTATATGTACAACGGTTTGAAATTCCAATCATTCTATTTCAGCACGATGAGAACGGTGCTTCAGGCAGTCTATTCTGGAAGCCTTTCTGTTGATGAAGCATTGAAAAGTGCTCAGAATTACGTGAATTCAAACTGGTGA
- a CDS encoding ABC transporter permease subunit, with translation MAELFLGLTVILFLIAIFSRRVISMALPLLFLVVIVIVFPLIWAFVISFFSYGAFDEVPEAVGFHNYKLVFEDNGLRLSFQITSLWAFLKVSLEIAISFLLAVSLRKTSKVNKAILVLIGIGWFMPSFISVSAWRAFVQGYGSNSPFNFILNLLFGTTIDITTQPLSAFIVTLFVSVWLSIPMSTMIIIAMLQSVPRDVDDMLLIDGAKDTAINSMLFGQIRYLLIPYYFFQLARAFKGFSTAFLLSGDGPLLPGGFTPNTIVGSTSFLGIVLYRKFSIEEDYGILSAYSAVVGVITLLWLIAALSSRAKVPRRHHYVMPLAGVSHFLIGYYLKIGFWPYLLAAGYLFSTFLVPRFKKAFRILSAVLVLLDVVFCIHSIWSAGWKGINPATFLAVPAVLFSLRYKMPVINFSPPKILKSILKWIPGVISLVILVYIILLALSGKNTVLPKLSDLTFKNFSTVFFRHRLWFNLLNTLKIAMFSTTILFMTALPFSYLYSRGKNKAASFIMLVVLFGGIYTGMHTLLPLYILFDKLNLLNSLIGIAMVVANQAIPLTVITMSTFFSKMPGEFREVAKLEGMSEGRYFSRIVLPLSLPVISGIFIYVLVSSWNAFTVPLVFIDKSELMPFSLKVFSYAGEIGSFYTRWNLFGAASIIGIIPLLFLYKLNQKYLYSKNLAEGGITYE, from the coding sequence ATGGCAGAACTTTTTCTCGGACTGACGGTAATACTCTTTTTAATCGCTATATTTTCGCGAAGGGTCATATCGATGGCCCTTCCGCTTTTGTTTCTTGTTGTCATTGTTATTGTATTTCCTTTGATCTGGGCATTCGTTATTTCATTCTTCAGTTATGGAGCCTTTGACGAGGTTCCTGAAGCGGTTGGATTTCATAACTACAAACTTGTTTTTGAAGACAACGGATTGCGCTTATCTTTCCAGATAACATCTTTATGGGCATTCTTGAAGGTCTCATTGGAGATAGCAATTTCCTTTTTGCTAGCAGTCTCCCTTCGTAAAACATCAAAAGTCAACAAAGCTATTCTGGTTTTAATCGGTATAGGTTGGTTCATGCCGTCTTTTATAAGCGTCTCCGCATGGAGAGCGTTTGTACAGGGTTATGGAAGCAATTCCCCGTTTAATTTTATACTCAATTTACTATTCGGTACTACCATAGACATCACCACCCAGCCTTTGTCTGCTTTCATTGTAACTCTCTTTGTCAGTGTGTGGTTATCGATCCCCATGAGTACGATGATAATTATAGCCATGCTCCAGAGTGTCCCCAGGGATGTTGACGACATGTTGCTTATAGATGGGGCTAAAGATACCGCCATCAACAGTATGCTTTTTGGACAGATCAGATATCTTTTGATTCCATATTACTTTTTTCAGCTTGCCAGAGCATTCAAGGGTTTTTCAACGGCATTTTTGTTGAGTGGTGACGGACCGCTGTTGCCTGGAGGATTTACACCCAATACCATTGTAGGGTCAACCTCTTTTCTTGGAATAGTTTTGTATAGAAAGTTCAGTATCGAAGAAGATTATGGAATACTCTCGGCATATTCGGCTGTCGTTGGAGTGATAACTCTGTTGTGGTTAATTGCCGCCTTGAGTTCGCGAGCAAAAGTTCCAAGGCGTCACCATTACGTTATGCCTCTTGCAGGTGTTTCACATTTTCTCATCGGTTATTACCTTAAAATAGGTTTCTGGCCTTATTTGCTTGCGGCTGGTTATCTTTTTAGTACATTTTTGGTTCCTCGATTCAAAAAAGCCTTTAGAATTTTGTCTGCTGTATTGGTGTTGTTGGATGTTGTATTTTGTATACATTCGATCTGGTCTGCTGGATGGAAAGGCATAAATCCAGCAACTTTTCTCGCAGTTCCTGCTGTGCTGTTCTCATTGAGATACAAAATGCCTGTTATTAATTTCTCACCCCCCAAAATCCTTAAATCGATTCTAAAATGGATTCCGGGAGTTATCAGCCTCGTTATACTTGTTTACATAATATTACTTGCCCTTTCTGGAAAGAACACCGTTTTACCGAAACTTTCGGATTTAACGTTCAAGAACTTTTCAACTGTCTTTTTCAGGCATCGACTATGGTTTAACCTTTTGAACACCCTGAAAATCGCGATGTTCAGTACCACTATTCTTTTTATGACGGCGTTACCCTTTAGCTATCTGTATTCTCGCGGAAAAAATAAGGCAGCATCTTTCATAATGCTTGTAGTTCTGTTTGGTGGAATCTATACGGGTATGCATACACTCTTACCTCTATACATTCTTTTTGACAAACTCAACCTTTTGAACTCATTGATAGGTATTGCCATGGTGGTCGCAAATCAAGCGATTCCGCTTACAGTAATAACAATGAGTACATTCTTTTCAAAAATGCCAGGAGAATTCAGGGAAGTAGCTAAACTGGAAGGAATGAGTGAAGGAAGATACTTTTCAAGAATCGTGTTACCCCTGAGTTTGCCTGTCATTTCCGGGATTTTTATCTATGTGCTCGTTAGTTCATGGAATGCTTTTACTGTTCCTCTCGTTTTTATTGACAAAAGCGAATTAATGCCTTTCTCTCTCAAGGTTTTCAGTTACGCAGGGGAAATAGGCAGTTTTTACACACGGTGGAATCTTTTTGGTGCTGCTTCTATAATAGGGATTATACCGTTGCTGTTCTTATATAAACTAAATCAAAAATATCTCTACTCGAAGAATCTCGCTGAGGGGGGAATAACTTATGAATAG
- a CDS encoding Rossmann-like domain-containing protein yields the protein MNSVFDRVLEIAANKGKNLSVLDYVVGTGMTAVKLSSGNVGVAHLLRDELPSGCTLFDELFETPCTLPEFLKLGYIHHPITVSLALAAANALVNAELEEKSVSQSDIFEILNIQENDIVGFIGDFKPLTSKLKDKVKGLLIFERHSGEGYLPDWAIPWKLKECTAVIVTGTTMMNRTIDSILNSVNTDRVVVFGPSTPLVPEVYPDVVKAIGGARIVNPELAMKVASRAGGTKNLYRLKAAKKVTLIL from the coding sequence ATGAATAGCGTTTTTGATAGAGTGCTCGAGATTGCAGCAAACAAAGGAAAGAACTTGTCGGTACTTGATTATGTCGTGGGTACTGGAATGACAGCTGTTAAGCTCTCCTCCGGAAACGTTGGAGTGGCTCACCTTCTTAGGGATGAGCTTCCTTCCGGTTGTACCCTATTCGACGAGCTCTTTGAAACTCCCTGTACCCTTCCCGAATTTTTGAAGCTTGGTTATATTCATCATCCTATAACGGTCAGCCTCGCACTTGCCGCCGCGAATGCTCTCGTAAACGCTGAATTAGAAGAAAAATCTGTCTCACAATCAGATATATTCGAGATATTGAACATTCAGGAAAATGACATTGTTGGCTTTATAGGTGATTTCAAACCTTTAACATCGAAATTGAAAGATAAGGTAAAAGGGCTATTGATCTTTGAAAGGCATTCGGGAGAAGGATATCTTCCTGATTGGGCTATCCCGTGGAAGTTGAAAGAATGTACGGCTGTTATTGTTACGGGAACCACGATGATGAACAGAACAATAGACAGCATATTGAATTCTGTGAATACTGATAGAGTAGTGGTTTTTGGACCTTCAACACCACTTGTTCCAGAGGTTTATCCGGATGTGGTGAAGGCAATAGGTGGAGCAAGAATAGTCAATCCAGAATTGGCAATGAAGGTAGCTTCGCGAGCAGGAGGAACGAAAAACCTATACAGGCTAAAAGCTGCAAAGAAAGTAACGCTTATTCTATAA
- a CDS encoding PLP-dependent cysteine synthase family protein: MKKLVLGPTFEEMLHPDKIDPKIRKKAWEMKKEDPLDPINFYNISWRDINNKVYHVVLPKELTGVDANIIVLYGKEFPTGSHKVGATYSILMEKSLRGEVDPTYHTLVWPSTGNYGIGGAWVGCRMKYDSVVILPEEMSQERFDIIRSYGARVIATPGCESNVKEIYDKAKELKAENPEKVRVLNQFAEFGNYRFHYYVTGNTMIELVKELGIGNGKIAAIVAGVGSGGTIACGDRVKEVYPDAKVVALEPIQCPTISLNGYGGHDIQGIGDKHVTWIHNVLNNDAVVAVDDVESKKMLQVLTDEEGKKFLKEFLPEKTVEFLSTVFGISGVANVIGAIKMAKYYGFTSEHNIFTIATDNIDRYHSVMEQMTKTYGKLDRGEAKHRFESIFLGAKTDWIFEGTVENRERWHNLKYYTWVEQQGKTVEELNAQRTPEFWQKERDEVKVTDEMLLDYRKKYGV; this comes from the coding sequence ATGAAGAAGCTTGTGCTTGGTCCAACATTTGAAGAAATGTTGCATCCCGATAAGATCGACCCAAAAATCAGAAAGAAAGCATGGGAAATGAAAAAAGAAGACCCACTCGATCCAATCAATTTTTACAATATTTCCTGGAGAGATATCAACAACAAAGTTTATCACGTTGTGCTTCCCAAGGAACTAACAGGTGTGGATGCGAATATAATCGTCCTATATGGTAAGGAATTCCCCACAGGAAGCCATAAAGTCGGTGCCACATACTCGATACTTATGGAAAAAAGCCTTAGAGGTGAAGTTGATCCGACGTATCACACCCTCGTTTGGCCATCCACAGGTAATTACGGAATTGGTGGAGCCTGGGTTGGATGTAGAATGAAGTACGATTCAGTGGTTATCCTACCTGAAGAAATGTCACAAGAGCGCTTCGATATCATAAGAAGTTATGGTGCAAGAGTAATCGCAACACCTGGTTGTGAATCCAACGTCAAAGAAATTTATGATAAAGCAAAAGAGCTTAAAGCAGAGAATCCAGAAAAAGTCAGGGTATTGAATCAATTCGCCGAGTTCGGTAACTATCGTTTCCATTATTATGTCACAGGTAACACGATGATCGAATTGGTAAAAGAACTCGGAATCGGTAACGGAAAAATTGCTGCTATCGTTGCTGGTGTTGGTTCTGGTGGAACCATCGCTTGTGGTGATAGAGTGAAAGAGGTCTATCCCGATGCTAAAGTTGTCGCGCTAGAACCTATACAGTGTCCAACGATATCTCTCAACGGTTACGGTGGACACGACATCCAGGGAATCGGAGACAAGCATGTTACATGGATTCATAACGTACTGAACAACGATGCTGTTGTTGCAGTCGACGATGTGGAATCCAAAAAGATGTTGCAGGTTCTAACGGATGAAGAAGGTAAGAAATTCCTAAAGGAATTCCTTCCAGAAAAAACAGTAGAATTCCTCTCAACAGTCTTCGGTATTTCCGGTGTCGCAAACGTAATTGGTGCTATCAAGATGGCGAAGTACTACGGATTCACTTCAGAACACAATATCTTCACCATAGCAACCGATAATATTGACCGCTATCATTCCGTCATGGAACAGATGACGAAAACCTACGGAAAGCTCGACAGGGGCGAAGCAAAACATCGGTTTGAATCCATATTCCTTGGAGCAAAGACTGATTGGATATTCGAAGGAACCGTGGAAAACAGAGAAAGATGGCATAATCTGAAGTACTACACCTGGGTTGAACAACAGGGGAAAACGGTTGAAGAACTAAACGCACAGAGGACTCCGGAATTCTGGCAGAAAGAGAGAGACGAAGTTAAAGTAACCGATGAAATGCTGCTAGATTACAGGAAAAAGTACGGAGTGTGA
- a CDS encoding xanthine dehydrogenase family protein molybdopterin-binding subunit — MRTTVKLRNVIGKKVKRVDALPKVTGQAKFAADMYFNRMVYCSLVLARKPHGVLKEIEFSEALKIPDVIGIYTAKDVPGENQLGEVVKDMPCLVPVGGKIRYYGDVVAVVAAESQEAADEAAKRVKLSIEELPPIFSIEEALKDEIKIHEPTNVPIHKKIRKGDVEKGFAESEFIFEDDFHADYQEQAYLEPQGVVVLPDIDYGYTVYGTMQCPYYVQNSVAHILGIDLNKVRVIQTETGGGFGGKEDVPSYVASYAAVAAYNTGRPAKLIYSREVDIQTTSKRHPITSHYKIGVDKSGKLKSIEIKAYMDMGAYATLSPIVMFRTLVHAAGSYEIPNVKVDVYGVYTNKVPPGAFRGFGSPQVLFAVESMIDEISLKLGIDPIEFRLKNTLRVGSRTATNHLLTESVGAVQTLENVRTIADWENLKKEVEEFNKQNSFKKRGLGVSHIIYGVSLGAAGQHLDASGAHIQVNKDGTIDVRIGGTEMGQGAKTVIAMLAAEELGQKLEKINVHQPDTAFVPDSGPTVASRTTLYSGNAVRIAARELRKRFVQLFAEIFDTDPEDVSWENGRYFDSKGNELSFDELVENAYMKNVKLNETGWYETPKLEWDHETGQGEAYVTYSYASQIVLVEVDMLTGLTRVVKGFTSHDVGKALNPEGLIGQIQGGFVQGMGYALYEQIKMDRGKIVTDNFNTYIIPTIHEIPEELKIDIVEDEYSSGPYGAKGIGEPSLMPTPAAIANGISRAIGKRVKRIPATAEYILKLIKEA; from the coding sequence ATGAGGACAACAGTAAAACTCAGGAACGTTATAGGAAAGAAAGTCAAAAGGGTTGATGCACTGCCTAAAGTAACCGGGCAGGCTAAATTTGCAGCTGATATGTACTTCAACAGGATGGTTTACTGCTCTCTCGTACTTGCCAGAAAACCCCACGGAGTTCTGAAGGAAATAGAATTCTCGGAAGCGTTGAAAATTCCCGATGTTATTGGTATTTACACTGCAAAAGATGTTCCTGGTGAAAACCAACTCGGTGAAGTTGTTAAAGACATGCCCTGTCTCGTTCCAGTAGGAGGAAAAATAAGGTATTATGGCGACGTTGTTGCTGTGGTAGCTGCTGAAAGTCAGGAAGCAGCTGATGAAGCTGCAAAACGTGTAAAACTGTCCATAGAGGAATTGCCACCTATTTTTAGCATTGAGGAGGCGTTGAAAGACGAAATAAAGATACACGAGCCAACGAATGTCCCGATTCACAAGAAAATAAGGAAAGGCGACGTCGAAAAAGGATTTGCAGAATCCGAATTCATTTTCGAAGACGACTTCCACGCCGATTATCAGGAACAAGCCTATTTAGAACCTCAAGGGGTTGTCGTTTTGCCAGATATTGATTACGGTTATACCGTTTATGGAACAATGCAGTGTCCATATTATGTTCAAAACAGTGTTGCACATATTCTTGGCATTGATTTAAACAAGGTGCGTGTGATTCAAACAGAGACCGGTGGCGGATTCGGAGGAAAGGAAGATGTACCTTCTTATGTCGCTAGTTACGCCGCTGTTGCTGCGTACAATACAGGCAGGCCTGCCAAACTCATATACAGCAGAGAAGTTGATATACAAACAACATCTAAACGCCATCCAATTACTTCTCACTACAAAATAGGTGTGGACAAGAGCGGAAAGTTAAAATCAATAGAGATCAAGGCCTACATGGATATGGGAGCCTACGCTACCCTATCACCTATCGTAATGTTCAGAACGCTTGTTCATGCAGCTGGTAGTTATGAGATACCAAATGTTAAAGTGGATGTTTATGGTGTCTACACCAACAAGGTTCCGCCAGGTGCTTTTAGAGGCTTTGGAAGCCCACAGGTTCTTTTTGCCGTTGAATCCATGATCGATGAGATCTCTCTAAAGCTAGGCATAGACCCAATTGAGTTCAGGTTGAAAAACACTCTTCGTGTTGGAAGCAGAACGGCCACAAATCATCTGCTCACGGAAAGTGTTGGGGCGGTCCAAACTCTGGAAAATGTCAGAACAATCGCTGATTGGGAAAATCTGAAGAAGGAAGTAGAAGAATTCAACAAACAGAATAGTTTCAAAAAACGCGGACTTGGCGTTTCACATATAATCTATGGGGTCAGCCTCGGCGCTGCCGGGCAGCACTTAGATGCTTCAGGAGCACACATACAGGTGAACAAGGATGGAACCATAGACGTAAGAATAGGCGGTACAGAAATGGGACAGGGAGCGAAAACAGTGATTGCTATGCTCGCTGCGGAAGAGCTCGGACAAAAACTGGAAAAGATCAATGTTCATCAACCTGATACCGCTTTCGTTCCCGATAGTGGGCCAACCGTCGCTTCAAGAACCACTCTCTATTCCGGAAATGCTGTGAGAATAGCTGCGAGAGAATTAAGAAAAAGATTTGTTCAACTCTTCGCCGAGATCTTTGATACCGATCCCGAAGATGTTAGCTGGGAAAACGGCCGTTATTTTGACTCCAAAGGAAATGAGCTCAGTTTTGATGAACTTGTGGAAAATGCTTATATGAAAAATGTAAAATTGAATGAAACGGGATGGTACGAGACCCCAAAACTTGAGTGGGATCATGAAACCGGGCAGGGTGAAGCCTATGTGACCTATTCGTATGCCAGCCAGATAGTTCTGGTTGAAGTTGACATGTTGACAGGCTTGACGAGAGTTGTAAAAGGATTTACAAGTCATGATGTCGGTAAAGCGTTGAACCCGGAAGGACTCATTGGCCAGATTCAGGGTGGTTTTGTTCAGGGAATGGGTTACGCTCTGTATGAGCAAATTAAGATGGATCGTGGCAAAATTGTCACCGATAATTTCAATACTTATATAATTCCGACAATACATGAAATCCCTGAAGAGCTTAAAATAGATATAGTCGAAGATGAATACTCTTCCGGTCCGTACGGTGCCAAAGGAATTGGTGAACCATCACTGATGCCAACACCTGCTGCCATAGCTAACGGTATTTCACGTGCGATTGGTAAGAGAGTAAAAAGAATACCAGCGACTGCCGAGTATATATTAAAACTCATCAAGGAGGCATGA
- the ade gene encoding adenine deaminase, whose protein sequence is MNIIDIIPVARGKQPADLLLKNARIVNVFSGEIERANIAIFRKRIAGIGDYSEGKQVIDLHGAYVVPGLIDAHLHIESSMVSPVEFAKTVLPRGTTTVIADPHEIANVLGLDGVEYLIKSTEGVPLNLYIMLPSSVPATNLENNGARISVMDMIGFVEKHPRVLGLGEVMNYPDIINGDHDSIAKIELLRHKYKKIDGHIPGISGKDLNAYICAFIRSDHECTNVEEAKEKLARGMQILVREGSVARNLDELLPLINEKNYPFISFCTDDKHPNDILNEGHIDYMIRYAIKKGIDPITAVRAATINTARHYNLRSMGAIAPGYKADFVIVDNLEEFRISMVFKDSKLIAENGKLVIDINREQFPLEEVNTFKCPHIEEKDLEVLNKGENIRVIRVYGDDVLTKELRMEPKTKDGRIVSDVNRDILKVASICRYCEEKSMAIGFINGTGLKQGAVATSVGHDAHNMSVIGTNDADMVVAANRVIDMGGGLVIANSGKVLAELPLPIAGLMSNLSSKEVAERLGHLKTVLKELGCEVPDLFMTLSFVQLSVIPELRITNQGLVDVINNNFVSLFIGKEG, encoded by the coding sequence GTGAACATAATAGACATAATTCCTGTTGCACGTGGGAAACAACCCGCTGATTTGTTGTTAAAAAATGCGCGAATAGTCAATGTGTTTAGTGGAGAAATCGAAAGGGCAAACATTGCCATTTTTCGTAAAAGAATCGCGGGGATAGGTGATTACTCTGAAGGAAAACAGGTAATTGATTTGCACGGTGCATACGTTGTACCGGGATTAATAGACGCGCATCTTCACATTGAATCTTCCATGGTTTCACCGGTGGAGTTTGCAAAAACGGTATTGCCGCGCGGAACTACTACTGTTATCGCTGATCCCCATGAAATCGCTAACGTTCTTGGACTCGATGGTGTAGAATACCTGATAAAATCCACTGAAGGAGTACCTCTCAATCTCTACATCATGCTCCCATCATCTGTACCTGCAACAAATCTGGAAAACAACGGTGCGAGGATCTCCGTCATGGATATGATAGGGTTCGTGGAGAAACATCCCCGGGTATTGGGTCTTGGCGAAGTGATGAATTATCCCGATATAATAAATGGAGATCATGATTCCATCGCCAAGATCGAACTTCTTCGCCACAAATACAAAAAAATTGACGGGCACATTCCGGGAATTTCGGGTAAGGATTTGAACGCCTATATCTGTGCCTTCATCCGCTCTGACCACGAATGTACAAATGTGGAAGAGGCAAAAGAAAAGCTTGCTCGTGGGATGCAGATTCTTGTGCGTGAAGGAAGTGTAGCGAGAAATCTCGATGAGCTTTTACCGTTAATCAACGAAAAGAATTATCCTTTTATATCTTTTTGTACTGATGACAAACATCCGAATGATATTCTCAACGAAGGTCACATAGATTATATGATCAGATATGCCATAAAGAAGGGCATCGATCCGATAACCGCTGTGAGGGCTGCAACAATCAATACGGCACGCCATTATAATCTCAGATCAATGGGTGCGATAGCTCCGGGATACAAAGCTGATTTCGTTATCGTTGATAATTTAGAAGAATTCAGGATCTCAATGGTCTTCAAAGATTCAAAACTCATCGCTGAAAACGGTAAACTCGTTATAGATATAAACCGCGAACAGTTTCCGCTCGAAGAGGTCAATACCTTCAAGTGTCCGCATATTGAAGAGAAGGATCTTGAGGTATTGAATAAAGGCGAAAATATACGTGTAATAAGGGTTTATGGAGATGATGTTTTAACAAAAGAACTTAGAATGGAACCCAAAACGAAAGATGGACGGATAGTATCCGATGTCAATAGAGATATACTGAAAGTCGCTTCCATATGCAGATATTGTGAAGAGAAATCAATGGCGATAGGGTTCATTAACGGAACAGGTTTAAAGCAGGGAGCCGTCGCCACATCAGTGGGCCACGATGCCCACAATATGTCTGTGATAGGTACCAACGACGCTGATATGGTTGTGGCTGCAAACAGGGTAATCGATATGGGAGGTGGCCTTGTTATTGCAAATTCTGGAAAAGTTCTGGCAGAACTGCCCCTGCCCATCGCGGGCTTAATGTCTAATCTCAGCTCGAAGGAGGTTGCAGAGCGCCTCGGACATTTGAAAACAGTGTTGAAAGAACTTGGATGTGAGGTCCCGGATCTCTTTATGACCCTTTCTTTTGTTCAGCTTTCGGTGATACCGGAATTGAGAATAACAAATCAGGGGCTTGTTGATGTTATCAACAATAACTTTGTATCACTGTTCATCGGAAAGGAAGGCTGA